A genomic window from Chitinophaga pollutisoli includes:
- a CDS encoding TonB-dependent receptor, with protein MKLIIKIGLFVLITLQSVAQPLPRQNVKGVITDRATHFPLPGAAVSFPDLGKGVATNEKGEFRITEIPVGRHTVQISMMGYEPVVLQGVEVNAGKETVLEIPLTETVITLKGAEITVKRGEGPVSPLALSSARQLNIEEGMRYAGTRNDPARMAQNFAGVSGANDGRNDIIIRGNSPSGVLWRAEGVDIPNPNHFSTFGATGGPVTILNTNTLRTSSFLTGAFPADYGNAMAGAFDLRLRNGNKDRYEMLAQVGFNGFEAAVEGPLGKRGGASFLVDYRYSLIAAVHALGLSVGTGASVPKYQDLTMKINLPTKKAGTFGVFAMGGLSNIHFIPSEDSTDLYNTGDYEVLTTSNTGVAGITHSINFSPKTYGRAFAAISAAESKTDNFEMEAEVRGKRRMDLDYSLIRTSFGYRVDHKFNARNQFSVGASGEKMQLDMRNRRIKDGEEELSDMVNASNGAWLGKGWMNYQHRAGNDLTFNAGVYGQYFGLNGQSVVEPRFNMKYDVSKKQSLNLGLGMHSQLQQLEVYFNESAGSLTNKDLSPTRALHAVLGYDLLLGERLRFKAETYYQHLYDAPVERRLTSFSMLNYGADFGFPDKPNLMNEGRGRNYGVELTLEKFLHNGFYFLFTQSLFDSKYQGSDKVWRNTAFNSQYVSNFLIGREWTVKPGFSVGADSKVSLAGGQWYTPFNEIATVDAGYVVYHEDRAYSMRNDMYFRWDLKFSFTWELGKTTQKFFIDLQNLTARKNIYTRTINVETGKITDVNQIGLFPNVNYQFTF; from the coding sequence ATGAAGCTCATTATCAAGATTGGACTTTTTGTTTTGATCACTTTACAGTCGGTGGCGCAACCCCTGCCCCGACAAAACGTCAAGGGCGTGATCACCGATCGCGCGACGCATTTCCCCCTTCCCGGCGCGGCCGTTTCTTTCCCGGACCTGGGTAAAGGTGTGGCCACCAACGAAAAAGGAGAATTCCGGATCACGGAGATTCCCGTGGGCCGCCACACCGTGCAGATTAGCATGATGGGCTACGAGCCCGTAGTGCTGCAGGGTGTGGAAGTGAACGCAGGTAAGGAAACCGTGCTGGAAATCCCCCTGACTGAAACTGTCATTACGCTGAAAGGCGCCGAAATTACCGTGAAGCGCGGCGAAGGGCCGGTGAGCCCGCTGGCGCTGTCGAGCGCGCGCCAGCTCAATATCGAGGAAGGCATGCGCTACGCCGGCACCCGCAACGATCCTGCCCGCATGGCGCAGAATTTCGCGGGGGTGTCGGGCGCCAACGACGGGCGCAACGATATCATCATCCGCGGCAACTCGCCTTCGGGCGTGCTTTGGCGGGCGGAAGGCGTGGATATTCCCAATCCCAACCACTTCAGCACTTTCGGTGCTACGGGCGGGCCGGTGACGATTCTCAACACCAATACCCTCCGTACTTCCTCCTTCCTGACAGGCGCTTTTCCGGCGGATTACGGGAACGCGATGGCGGGGGCTTTCGATCTGCGGCTGCGTAACGGGAACAAAGACCGGTATGAGATGCTGGCGCAGGTAGGCTTCAACGGGTTCGAAGCCGCGGTGGAAGGCCCGCTGGGCAAACGTGGCGGCGCTTCTTTCCTGGTGGATTACCGCTATTCGCTCATCGCGGCGGTGCATGCGCTCGGATTGAGCGTGGGAACGGGCGCCAGCGTGCCCAAATACCAGGACCTCACCATGAAAATCAACCTGCCCACGAAAAAAGCCGGGACCTTCGGCGTGTTTGCCATGGGCGGGCTCAGCAATATCCACTTCATCCCTTCGGAGGACTCCACCGACTTGTACAATACCGGCGATTATGAAGTGCTGACGACGTCCAACACCGGCGTGGCGGGTATTACGCACAGCATCAACTTCTCCCCGAAAACTTACGGCCGCGCCTTTGCCGCCATTTCCGCCGCCGAAAGCAAAACGGATAATTTCGAGATGGAAGCGGAAGTACGCGGCAAACGCAGGATGGACCTCGATTACAGCCTGATCAGGACCAGTTTCGGCTATCGTGTGGACCATAAGTTCAACGCGCGCAACCAGTTCAGCGTTGGTGCTTCCGGCGAAAAGATGCAACTGGATATGCGCAACCGCCGCATCAAGGATGGAGAAGAAGAACTGAGCGATATGGTGAACGCCAGCAACGGCGCATGGCTGGGCAAAGGTTGGATGAACTACCAGCACCGCGCTGGCAACGATCTCACGTTCAACGCGGGCGTATATGGACAGTATTTCGGATTGAACGGGCAATCCGTTGTAGAGCCGCGCTTCAACATGAAGTACGATGTATCGAAAAAGCAGTCGCTCAACCTCGGGTTGGGGATGCATAGCCAGTTGCAGCAACTGGAAGTGTATTTCAATGAATCCGCCGGCAGCCTGACCAATAAGGATCTGTCGCCCACCCGCGCATTGCACGCCGTGCTGGGCTACGACCTGCTGCTGGGAGAGCGCCTGCGCTTCAAAGCGGAAACGTATTACCAGCACTTGTACGATGCGCCGGTGGAAAGGAGGCTGACATCCTTCAGCATGTTGAATTACGGGGCGGATTTCGGTTTCCCCGACAAGCCGAACCTCATGAACGAAGGTCGCGGCCGCAATTACGGCGTGGAGCTGACGCTGGAGAAGTTCCTGCATAACGGGTTCTACTTCCTGTTCACCCAAAGCCTGTTTGATTCGAAGTACCAGGGCAGTGATAAAGTCTGGCGCAATACCGCCTTCAATTCGCAGTACGTGTCCAACTTCCTGATCGGCCGCGAATGGACGGTGAAGCCCGGTTTTTCGGTAGGCGCGGATAGCAAAGTGAGCCTGGCCGGCGGGCAATGGTATACGCCGTTCAACGAAATCGCGACAGTAGACGCGGGGTACGTGGTGTACCACGAAGACAGGGCTTATTCGATGCGGAATGACATGTATTTCCGGTGGGACCTGAAATTCTCCTTTACCTGGGAACTGGGCAAAACCACTCAGAAATTCTTTATAGATTTACAGAACCTCACCGCGAGGAAGAATATTTATACACGTACGATTAATGTGGAAACGGGCAAGATCACGGATGTCAACCAGATCGGGCTGTTTCCCAATGTTAACTACCAGTTTACCTTTTAA
- a CDS encoding L,D-transpeptidase family protein produces the protein MQNVQQLDEVVPQQIAERLEYVDGNEGWMEDSVMAQSPAALHAAYAGNGGKAIWSRNGEATPQADSLLLWIRNARLYGLNPAHYHAEALQAAQDRRRNDKDARRDAALWAQTDVLLTDAFFKLANHLHCGVIPRDSIALRKDSVIADDTLNAFLRDALAGNRISEVLQACEPSHEAYQLLKSGIAAYELRFGKETWDTIPAEYADTAAFRRQLALRLAKTGHFDTLLYPLEDTVALKKSIKQFQQEIQLYPDGIAGKRTIQYLNRQPVEWIEQAGINLDRWRKMPDTLPARYLMVNIPAFRLQVWDDSAGLVLESRVIVGTSRTRTPQLSSVMTNFVLYPYWRVPYSIVFKEMLPQIKKDRNYLYEKNLEVVDHQGNIISPDSIDWQKLNKNYFPYVLRQMDGLDNSLGIMKFNFANRFSVYLHDTNNRKLFANSNRALSHGCVRVQAWDSLAMYLVSHDPKPGMADTVRAWQAREEQRTYAFTKRLPIYIRYFSAEYRDGKLRFYEDVYGEDARVRQYLR, from the coding sequence GTGCAGAACGTGCAGCAGCTCGACGAAGTGGTGCCGCAACAGATTGCGGAGCGGCTGGAGTATGTGGATGGGAATGAGGGTTGGATGGAAGACAGCGTGATGGCGCAAAGCCCAGCCGCACTACATGCTGCTTATGCCGGCAATGGCGGGAAGGCCATCTGGTCCAGGAACGGGGAAGCTACCCCACAGGCCGACAGCCTCCTCCTTTGGATTCGGAACGCCCGGCTGTATGGGCTTAACCCCGCGCACTACCACGCGGAAGCTTTGCAGGCCGCGCAAGACCGGAGGCGCAATGATAAAGACGCCCGCCGCGACGCCGCCCTGTGGGCGCAAACTGACGTGCTGCTCACCGACGCTTTCTTCAAACTCGCCAACCACCTGCATTGCGGCGTTATCCCGCGTGACAGCATCGCCCTGCGAAAGGATTCGGTGATCGCCGACGATACGCTCAATGCCTTCCTCCGCGACGCGCTGGCCGGCAACCGCATCAGTGAAGTACTGCAGGCGTGCGAGCCTTCGCACGAAGCCTATCAGCTGCTCAAATCCGGCATTGCAGCATACGAATTGCGTTTCGGGAAAGAAACCTGGGACACCATTCCCGCCGAATATGCCGATACCGCCGCATTCCGCCGTCAGCTAGCGTTGCGGCTGGCGAAAACAGGGCATTTCGATACCTTGCTGTATCCGTTGGAGGATACCGTTGCCCTCAAAAAATCCATCAAACAATTCCAGCAGGAAATTCAATTATACCCGGATGGCATCGCCGGGAAACGTACCATTCAATACCTGAACCGCCAGCCCGTTGAATGGATCGAACAGGCCGGGATCAACCTCGACCGCTGGCGTAAAATGCCGGATACTTTGCCGGCGCGTTACCTCATGGTGAACATTCCCGCATTCCGCCTCCAGGTGTGGGACGATTCGGCGGGCCTGGTGCTGGAATCCCGCGTGATCGTGGGAACGTCCCGCACGCGCACGCCGCAGCTCAGTTCTGTCATGACCAACTTCGTGCTGTACCCTTACTGGCGCGTGCCCTACAGCATCGTGTTCAAGGAAATGCTGCCGCAGATCAAAAAAGACAGGAATTATCTCTACGAAAAGAATTTGGAAGTGGTGGATCACCAGGGAAATATCATTTCCCCGGATTCCATCGACTGGCAGAAGCTCAACAAAAATTACTTCCCTTATGTGCTGCGGCAGATGGACGGGCTCGATAATTCCCTGGGCATCATGAAGTTCAATTTCGCCAACCGTTTCAGCGTTTATCTCCACGACACCAATAACCGCAAGTTGTTCGCCAATTCCAACCGCGCCCTCAGCCACGGCTGCGTGCGGGTGCAGGCCTGGGACAGCCTGGCCATGTACCTCGTGAGCCACGATCCCAAACCCGGCATGGCAGACACCGTGCGCGCCTGGCAGGCCCGTGAGGAACAGCGGACATACGCCTTTACGAAGCGCCTTCCGATCTACATCCGTTATTTTTCGGCCGAGTACCGCGACGGGAAGCTGCGGTTTTATGAGGATGTGTACGGCGAAGATGCCCGCGTCCGGCAGTATCTCCGGTAA